Proteins from a genomic interval of Chionomys nivalis chromosome 7, mChiNiv1.1, whole genome shotgun sequence:
- the LOC130878603 gene encoding protein Wfdc21-like, which yields MKLGAFLLLVSLVTLSLEVQELQAAVRPLHLLGACTELCRGDWDCAQGDQCVSTGCGHVCATS from the exons ATGAAGCTGGGGGCCTTCCTTCTCTTGGTGTCCCTCGTCACCCTCAGTCTGGAGGTTCAGGAGCTTCAGGCTGCAGTGAGACCATTGCATCTCTTAG GTGCCTGCACTGAGCTCTGCAGAGGTGACTGGGACTGTGCACAAGGGGATCAGTGTGTCAGCACTGGGTGTGGTCATGTCTGTGCTACAAGTTAA